From one Deltaproteobacteria bacterium genomic stretch:
- a CDS encoding PAS domain S-box protein, protein MDSETLAERPFYWILAGRFVLILVLFSGAYFLLSDTVEALDRWRFALVVAGIIIATLLSLLWRVLGILEQGLVITQAFLDVGIVGLAVYWSGGITSPFAYLYPAVIISACFLDGRRGGTLALILSTASYAFACWAASQPAIPLREVLFTFFVNMAAFAVIASLGILLARRIHRAESRLATAEKNLRRIEKLHRYLANSLKSGLLAIDEKGTILSSNAAAHKLLGETQQDIIGQNIVDVWPESSEVVARLARNEETERMELPFGKTSAKRCFGISAFPLRDDRNGLLGHGIIFQDITQAKEEEARRERIGRLAALGEMAAGLAHEIRNPLASISGASQLLSESELVLPGGENLLAIIQREAGHLNDLTHSFLLYARPETRPSESFELGDLIETIIEGMKRRKDLPEAHITVEIPPGLRCHGDRFRFRQILENLLTNAHQALPSGGGKISVTGKIQDESLVITVEDTGTGIAEEDLPKVFNPFFTTRPDGTGLGLAIVHQLVASIGGDIAISSRKGQGTRCTLTFPSRCFGFDGQKDAPFH, encoded by the coding sequence ATGGACTCTGAGACCCTTGCGGAAAGGCCGTTTTACTGGATCCTGGCCGGCCGATTCGTCCTGATCCTCGTCCTCTTCAGCGGGGCCTATTTCCTGTTGTCAGATACGGTAGAGGCCCTTGACAGATGGCGTTTCGCCCTTGTAGTCGCCGGGATCATCATCGCAACCCTCCTCTCCCTACTCTGGCGGGTCTTGGGCATCCTCGAACAGGGTCTCGTCATTACCCAGGCCTTTCTCGACGTGGGGATCGTGGGCCTGGCCGTCTATTGGTCCGGAGGAATCACAAGCCCTTTTGCATATCTATATCCGGCAGTCATCATCTCGGCCTGCTTTCTGGACGGACGGCGCGGGGGGACACTTGCCTTGATCCTCTCCACCGCGAGTTACGCCTTCGCGTGCTGGGCTGCCTCTCAACCCGCCATCCCTCTACGCGAGGTCCTCTTCACCTTTTTCGTCAACATGGCGGCGTTCGCCGTCATCGCCTCCCTGGGGATACTGCTCGCGCGCCGAATTCACAGGGCGGAATCGCGCCTGGCCACGGCCGAAAAAAACCTCAGGAGGATCGAAAAACTCCATCGGTACCTGGCAAACAGCCTCAAATCCGGGCTCCTGGCCATTGATGAAAAAGGAACGATCCTGAGCTCCAATGCAGCGGCTCATAAGCTCCTTGGAGAGACACAGCAGGACATCATAGGACAAAACATCGTGGACGTCTGGCCGGAGTCCAGCGAGGTCGTCGCCCGTCTTGCCAGAAACGAGGAGACGGAAAGGATGGAGCTGCCCTTTGGCAAGACATCCGCCAAAAGGTGCTTTGGGATCTCGGCCTTTCCCCTCCGGGACGACAGAAACGGCCTCCTCGGACACGGGATCATATTCCAGGACATCACCCAGGCGAAAGAGGAGGAGGCACGAAGAGAGAGGATCGGACGGCTGGCTGCCCTCGGCGAGATGGCCGCGGGACTTGCCCACGAGATTCGAAACCCGCTTGCCTCCATCTCTGGGGCATCCCAGCTCCTTTCCGAGTCGGAACTCGTCCTGCCCGGCGGAGAAAACCTCCTGGCCATCATCCAACGTGAGGCCGGCCACTTAAACGACCTCACCCACTCCTTTCTGCTCTATGCAAGGCCCGAGACCCGGCCTTCGGAAAGCTTCGAGCTGGGTGACCTTATCGAAACCATCATCGAGGGCATGAAACGCCGAAAGGACCTTCCAGAGGCACACATCACCGTCGAGATCCCGCCTGGCCTGCGATGCCACGGAGATCGCTTCCGATTTCGCCAGATACTCGAAAACCTCCTCACAAACGCCCATCAGGCACTTCCTTCCGGGGGCGGCAAGATATCCGTGACAGGGAAGATCCAGGATGAATCTCTCGTCATCACTGTGGAGGACACGGGCACAGGCATTGCCGAGGAGGACCTCCCCAAGGTCTTCAACCCTTTTTTTACAACCCGGCCCGATGGAACCGGCCTTGGGCTCGCCATAGTCCACCAGCTCGTCGCGTCCATTGGAGGCGATATAGCCATCTCCTCCCGAAAAGGCCAAGGGACCAGGTGTACCCTCACCTTTCCATCCCGGTGCTTCGGCTTCGACGGGCAGAAAGACGCCCCCTTCCATTGA